One Triticum dicoccoides isolate Atlit2015 ecotype Zavitan chromosome 4B, WEW_v2.0, whole genome shotgun sequence genomic window carries:
- the LOC119291913 gene encoding glutathione S-transferase F11-like → MAAPVTVYGPAISPAVARVAACLLEKDVAFQLEAVDMSKGEHKSPSFLKLQPFGQVPAFKDHLTTVFESRAICRYICDQYSDRGNQTLLGRKEDGAVGRAAIEQWVESEGQAFNPPSLAIAFQLTFAPLMGMATDMAVVEQNEAKLAKVLDVYERRLAESQYFTGDEFTLADLVHMPNTDLLVSKTGKAGLITERKNLSRWWDEVSARPSWKKVVELQSVPRPSKA, encoded by the exons ATGGCGGCGCCCGTGACGGTGTACGGGCCGGCGATCTCGCCGGCGGTGGCGCGCGTGGCGGCGTGCCTGCTGGAGAAGGACGTGGCCTTCCAGCTCGAGGCGGTGGACATGTCCAAGGGCGAGCACAAGTCCCCCTCCTTCCTCAAGCTCCAGCCCTTCGGCCAGGTCCCCGCCTTCAAAGACCACCTCACCACCGTCTTCG AGTCAAGGGCCATTTGCCGTTACATCTGTGACCAGTACTCCGACCGTGGCAACCAGACTCTCCTAGGCCGGAAAGAAGACGGCGCGGTAGGCCGTGCCGCCATTGAGCAATGGGTAGAGTCTGAAGGCCAGGCATTTAACCCCCCAAGCTTGGCCATCGCATTCCAGCTCACCTTCGCGCCGCTCATGGGCATGGCCACCGACATGGCCGTGGTCGAGCAGAATGAGGCGAAGCTTGCCAAGGTGCTCGACGTGTACGAGCGGCGGCTGGCGGAGAGCCAGTATTTCACCGGCGACGAGTTCACCCTTGCCGACCTTGTGCACATGCCCAACACTGATCTTCTTGTGAGCAAGACCGGCAAGGCGGGTCTGATCACCGAGAGAAAGAATCTGTCCAGATGGTGGGATGAGGTCTCCGCCCGCCCGTCATGGAAGAAGGTTGTCGAGTTGCAGAGTGTACCACGACCCTCTAAAGCTTGA
- the LOC119291914 gene encoding glutathione S-transferase F10-like: MASGLQVFGQPASTDVARVLTCLFEKNLEFDLVRIDTFKRQHKLPEFIRLRDPSGQVTFKHGDKTLVDPRAICRYLCTQFPNQGNRNLYGTGSLERASIEQWLQAEAQSFNPPSSALVFQLAFAPLLGIPQDHMAIAENERKLQQVLNVYDEILSKNEYLAGDEFTLADLSHLPDSQYIVSSERGRKLFTSRRNVARWFDQISRRKAWEQVVKMQMEHPGAFE, encoded by the exons ATGGCTTCAGGCTTGCAGGTGTTTGGCCAGCCAGCATCCACCGATGTTGCCAGGGTTCTGACATGCCTCTTTGAGAAGAATTTGGAGTTTGATCTCGTCCGCATCGACACATTCAAGAGGCAGCACAAGCTTCCTGAGTTCATCAGGCTGCGG GATCCAAGTGGACAAGTGACATTCAAGCATGGTGACAAGACTCTTGTCG ATCCAAGGGCTATTTGCCGGTACCTCTGTACCCAGTTCCCAAACCAGGGAAACAGGAACCTCTATGGGACTGGCTCTCTGGAACGGGCATCAATAGAACAGTGGCTGCAGGCAGAGGCTCAGAGCTTCAACCCTCCCAGCTCGGCCCTCGTGTTTCAGCTGGCATTTGCTCCTCTTCTGGGAATCCCTCAGGACCACATGGCCATTGCAGAGAATGAGAGGAAGCTTCAGCAAGTCCTCAATGTTTACGATGAAATACTCTCGAAGAATGAGTACCTAGCTGGCGATGAGTTCACCCTGGCTGACCTCTCCCACCTCCCGGACTCGCAGTACATTGTGAGCTCGGAGAGGGGGAGGAAGCTCTTCACCTCCAGGAGGAATGTGGCGAGGTGGTTCGACCAAATCTCGAGGCGCAAGGCGTGGGAGCAGGTTGTCAAGATGCAGATGGAGCATCCTGGCGCGTTCGAGTAG